Genomic DNA from Comamonas antarctica:
TTGGCAGCAGTCATGTACAGCGGATGATCAGAGAGAAGAAACAGCCATTCGGGGCAGATGCAGGATGGCTTCGGCGTTCGATGCTGCGGTACAGCGGTCCGCCGCTTCGTGCCAAGGATGCCAAGCAAATGCGGTGTGTTCGCGCGGATTCAAGCGCACACCAGCGTAGGACGGAACCTCCAGGCCGAACACCCGTTCGGTGTTGTGCCAGACCCCAGGCGCATAGCGGTGCTGCCATTCGGGGTAGATGGTGTAGACGTTCTCGAGCTGCCAGTCGTGCAGCCGGCAGCCCGGGCCATGGGCA
This window encodes:
- the nudB gene encoding dihydroneopterin triphosphate diphosphatase, giving the protein MAKIPQSVLVVIHTPQLDVLLLKRTGQEFWQSVTGSKDFEDEPWPAVAAREVLEETGIDAHGPGCRLHDWQLENVYTIYPEWQHRYAPGVWHNTERVFGLEVPSYAGVRLNPREHTAFAWHPWHEAADRCTAASNAEAILHLPRMAVSSL